The nucleotide window ttgtactgtctttaatgttttataggttctcggaatatttccctttttgttttgattgggctattattatggtttgcatgactactggggagaaacactttggtttattgtatcctgttgtgacacttctgcctcaaaaatggtaatttttccaaaaacaataaaaatgcattttgaagttatcccttagtttgaattgataaaaaacaaaaacgagcatgcttgttaaaaatatatggcactgtttccatgctctttaagccactgagatcttgttttgtcataactactttacctagttgtacaggtatggtacacattgcaagaagagaagtagtgcgatgagcaatctttactgttcttgtctttacatggccttataatagtcttcttggtcccctgcccgctaccaaactaaacattttcatcccaatcagaacaaagaggctctaaaagtgcgcaagtactgtatccaaagtataaatggccattcacctgctttggccttctgtaagcagttcccccatctatggtggggttcctttcaattgtactgttgcaaacaatgaaagagttggtttatttaacgtgataaacaattcagcaggtaatgtttgacaatgttttttgttgatcgttctcagagacatatataataattatgaattagtcagatagtgaatggaaataataatcaaactagcctgaatagacttttgttacttatttatgttcagcaggtgcaagtttttacaacttctttcaatgttgtttcattaaaggaacacgttgccttggatcggtcgagttggtatttgaaaagcgtttgtaaacgtttattaaaaaatgcattatgattagaaagatattttaaaagtagaatataatgatccacagaagtatcactcaaaaaccatgcattttaaaacaaaccgttacaaacgcatttcaaagaccaacttaaccgatcccaggcaacgtgttccttttaaataatctcttacgctcatcttgcaaattattagtatcattgtttttaataagaaattggcaaacttttccaacacttttaagcgggctttttaatttcccacgtttgtgttggacatgattggacgctccaaaccatctgccgcaagcacagaaactacattgtttatgatctctgtctctaagaaaagttttacatttggtagcaggcagggaccaaggagagtaggccctgtattaaagacaacttgtaaagaatactcatcgcactctacttgcaatgggaatcatacctgtaaaataggtaaagtagccaaatcaagaactctcagtggcaaagcattggttatggtttggttggataccattatgtttaaatacaaactttgtattcagtactcaaagggcatggaaacagtgccagatttttaacaagcatgcattgtttttgaaaaaattactatacttaaggcatgatcagtcacaacaggatacaataaacacagtgtttctacccagaagacatgaaaacaccaataacaaccgaatgggaacactttcaaaagaagaggcgctattcacaaaacattgttttatgcaatgtcaagaaatatgattggggctgggccgggcaaattctaaaattaaggtcatcaacagttcctgataaatgttgggtaatccactagtgctaaggaaaagctgcaagattggtagaattattaatttttaatgttagaaattcagtatgaagaaaaaacaattcaaaatgcattttttctgtttgaggaaaaaagtctatttttgagacagtactgttaacatcaggatacacttgccaagtttttcttaccagaaataaaaaagacaaattttggccctgatcaaaaccgaaaggaaaatattctgagacccctgaaaaaatgaaattttgagggcaacaaatctggtaaaaatgttgattttgcaagttctaaaaacatactctaatgcacgttctaaaaatagcacaagggtgaaattgttagcaatatttttttgtctcaagtaaagccaaggatgatactttgtagtgacgaaaaggttttatgaaatatttttgttttttggtggggtggatttgtaaatattaactaaaaaacagtttttcataccccaagatcggcctaaagtggcctaaacacacatgaactgttaccatggcaacgtgttatattatgatttgaaatgtaaacgttatttatttggaccccaagtccctaccatcctaccatccacaaagtataagaaaaatattcctttttttttaccgtggacacgtatttcgatattatgtgaaaagacccttaaaaaggcacttttcatgttttggggaaaaaagtctagttttgaggcagtactgtcacaacaggatacaattgcccaagtttttgacaccagatatggaaagaccactgttggccctaatcacagccgaaaggaaaattttctgagacccctggcaagttgacattttggggtccaaaaatagggtaaaaatgtcgattttgcaagttctaaaaacatactgtaatgcatgatgcaaaaatagcacaagggtgttatttaaagcaataattttttatctcaaggaaggccaaggatgatactttgtagtgatataaaaggttttttgaaataatgttgcattttggttgggtggagttgtaaatatgagctaaaaaccagtttttcagaccccaaaatcggcctaaaatggccaaaaaacaaaatgagccgtaaccatggcaacgggctatatatagaattgaaaatgcaattttgtttatttgcaccccaaggcccttccaccaacaaagtataaaaaaaattcattttttgaccgtgagcaactatgtcaactatttacctgaactgactcttaaagcATTCTTATGGTTCCAGCAACAAGATGATCTAAATGAAGCCCTGAAACTATGAAAAACTGCAGTTTGTAAAAGAAGGAATAATTCTACTGAAATCATGGAGGGTAAAATGATAGAATATAATTCTTAAACATGATAAGTAGTTTCACTGCATGCAGTCTGCATGCATGCTcaataatttttcaaaaaatatatcacacaaaaatatactttatacaaacaaatctaataataaATTCCTCACACCTAACCTAGCTGAAAACATGAAAAAGTGGGTGGAACATACACAATCTTTTCTCGGAATACTACAGATACAGAGCCAATATTTGACCCTCACATAACACTTGCTGTGTAACAAAAATATGAATAGTAGTGACCCAGCCAGCCACTTAGTTCTCTATCTACCACACACACaacacaaatcaacaacaaagaCATTATGAGGTGGTCCCTAAGTGTTGCTGCCACGCCGTGGACAAACTTGTGACGTTACACCACTTTTCAGCCCAAATCTGTCCCGTTGTCCCTCCAAAACATGTCAGTGAGAACAGAAACGGTGCGAGCCTGACTCCTGTGATGTTTTTCGGGCGGCACATCGTGGTCTGGAGGGTGAAAATGGAGTGAAAAGTTGGCAGATTGTGGCGTGGGTTTACTGCACGACGCCATGATGGCACACTGCGTTCTGTGTGTATTACGAACGTGTGTGTGATAAAGTATACGGGAGCAAAATGGTCGCCGATTGCATTCGCTGTGTGGCAATGCGTGTGCGCTATGGGGATGGTTAGGCATGCGCCCAATGAGTGGCCACCGATCCCTGGACGGAACACCGGGCCGAGAAACTCTACAAAATTCCTCAACAGGTCATTCTTAGCGGCATCAAGCTCCGGATTTAATTTTTTGTGACAGTAAGGTGTGATTTTGAGGCTCGGTGGACTGGACAAAatgtagattttaggccaacAAACAACTTTGAACGGGGATTTTTCGAGATGGTGTGTTTTTgtgtcaatagagggcgtagtataaacataaatttgGCGGGTGATTTTCTCAAAATCGAAATGTTATTCTGAGCATTTTTGAGGCCCTAATATTATCACAGTAAATTATATTGtgataaaatataatttttatccAGACTCgtgaatttaatttattttttcattgaattttTGAGATgttgaaagattttttttgattatCAGCAATCCAAACATTAATCATGgctaaacagtttttaaaaaacgACTCTTAATTGGTTGGTTTTCCCAACAGACCATGGCATGTAAATATGTCATGAGAAAAACTTGATGAAAATTTCTTTTTCTAAATATATCTGTCCGTGGAGATCATGCAAGAATGATGAATATCACCAGGCTATGATTCTGATGATTCTTTTGAAATCACTAAATGCTGACTTGCTTCTCTTTGGCAGATTATAGTAAGGATtagttataattatttgtaatgCTACAAAACTTAGATGGAATataaacttattattattattgttttgttgtttgtttgtttgtttgtttgtttgtttgtttgtttgtttgtttgtttgtttgtttgtttgtttgtttgtttgtttgtttgtttgtttgtttgtttgtttgtttgtttgtttgtttgtttgttttttagggtgttttttagggagttttttttttttgggggggtctTATTGAGGATGGTTCTCTTCAGTCCccctaaaaatatttaagtaaataaataaaattgaacaAATTATCTCCCATATTTTTCCTAAATCAGATAACTCATGTGCTCGGCCAATTTATGGCTTCTTTAAAAAATCAATGGTTGTGCAAACATTTACTGaagttatcattattatttttatttttttacaggtCAAAGAGTTAAATTTGGACAATTGCCGGAGTGACAAAGGAGCGATCGAGGGATTGAATGAAAGTTACGAATCTTTGGAAGTCCTAAGCCTCATCAACACAGGATTAACGACACTCAAAAACTTCCCTGCACTTCCCAACCTCAGAAAGGTGTGTTGGttaactttgtttgtttgtctggtaATAACTTGAcgttggaaccgtttgattgttttcatcTTATAAATGCAGACGTgtgcaataaaacaaacttgtgaaaattgtatttcaaaaggtggtcgcatttTTGAGATAGCGCCGAAAAATCCGAAAGCGGTTTtgtccaagcaggaagaataatcccgaTTAGGAAAACActatctgagaagcattactcagattcaaatttggggcagaaaaactgatatcttttggccattaattttaagagtgattacaaaaccttaaccttccctttaacttggTTTTGATCTTCCCTCAACATCTACGACCAGCGATAGCTCAACACCAGATAACTCAACACcagtaaatgaaaaaaatagtcgTGAAAAAAAACTCTGTCCATGGAAATAATGCAAGAATGATGATTAGCACTGGGTTATGATTCTGATGATTCTAACGCCTTTGAAATCACTAAATGCTGACTTGCTTCCCTCGGACAAATTCAAGGTATTAACAATTAGTAATAAAATTTTTGTAGTGCCCCAAACTTTGGAATATTATGGAGGCCATGGCCCCTGGTTGCctttgtcttggccttggtgccccttcagaatTTACTTGTTAAGAATACTtgttaagaaaagaaaattaaagttTCTAATGAATTCCTCTTCCTTTTTTTCCCAcctgtttttcttttgcagCTTGAATTGAGTGAAAACAGAATATTGGCGGGTCTTGGGGTATTGGTAAACTGTCCCAAATTAACACATATAACTTTGAGcaataacaaaatcaaagatCTGGACGCGTTACAGCCACTGGTAAGTTCAGAATGTTtaacttttctttttcatttgaatTTCTTGAAAATGTCTATTTTTGTTAAACAACTTGTTCCTTTTGAAGATATCTGAAATGTTGCCACAGAAGATGCATTTGGCTGGGTCCACTGGTTTTAACCATGACGCCCTGtcgacaatttgtttttaaacaaaattgtccgTGGGAAATAATGCAAGAATGATGAATAGCACTGGGTTATGATTCTGATGATTCTAACGCCTTTGAAATCACTAAATGCTGACTTGCACCCCTCGGACACGGTCAAGATAGAAACAATTAGTAATAAGTGTTTGTAATTCCCCTAAACCTTCTAGAATTGATACGGCATATAACATTTATGGATGCAATGGCCTCTGCTTGCACTGGTCTCGGCCCTGGTGCCCTACAGATGTTTCTCATATACTTCAaaaggaagtgccctttgcaaaataagaAATTCATGTTGTGCAAGGCGAAGACGTCTTAACATCAAGAAAAAATAGTGGATACCTACAAAACTTGTTGATAATTTCAGTCCCTAATCGTGCTCTTACCCGATTGATAGATACAGttagataaaatggtttattaacaaactgtcctcgcagcacaTGGATTGAATTACGACAATTTTACATCTCCACTTCTTCCCCATTCAGACCAAACTAGAGAACCTACAGGCAATAGACCTCTATCACTGTGAGGTCACGAATATCGAAGGGTACAGAGAAAAGGTGTTTGAGCTCCTTCCGCAGCTGAAGTACTTGGACGGTCTGGACAGATTTGACAAGGAGGAGAATGATTCAGAGGAAGATGATCTGGACGATGGTAAGCTTAGAATAGAaatcttgaagaagaaaaaaatagtctCAAACGGCATAGGCTCAATGAGCTTATTGGGCaccttttgtttttgctaagctCGGAAGAGTATTGCTAAGCAGGCAGAAGTTGATGGAagatttttgggcaaaaatgatttttttttaaatatttgtttatatatatatattttttttttcatgcccTGGAAATAAGTTTATACTTGGAATCGATTATACAAGCTTAAAAGAAAAATTACGGACTTTGGGAAAGATATATTCGTGGTAATTAAGGTAATGAAttaatttaaatataatttgttacGCCCTAACAGCCGTAACCAACCCTAAACTACTTTGTCAAGAGATAATGCAAGAATGATGATTAGCACTGGGTTATGATTCTGATGATTCTATCACCTTTGAAATCACTATTGCTGACTTGCTGACTCTCTTGTAATCAAATTATTTATGagaatttaaacaaattttattaatatttatcaagtatgtaaaccacaaaggaaactgactgggtaagttttaaatagtttgggttttatgaacaaacaaatgttACTGGAGCAGAACTTTATTGTGTGTTCATGTTAAGTATCACATGTGGAGAGTTTAGCTTTCAATCACGGAGAAGTTAACGTTAGGTATTTGTTGTCCTATTTTCCCGTTTCAGTAGTTGACTTGTCGGGCGATGACAGCGGCTCGGAGAAcgacgacgatgatgatgaagaaGCCGGTGGTGATATCGTCGTAGAAGATGATTCTGACGAAGATTCAGGTAAAGAACAATGTGTGTGGTTCAGACCAAGAACTACATAGAGGGCACGGTGGTTGCCCCTgatattggccttggtgcccctacaaAATTTGTCCTTAGAAATTGAGATTAtacaatggaagtgcccctgcaaaacaaaattttgctaaggggacttccattggaaaaccaTAAACTATTTTGGAGatgtttgaaggggcaccaaggccaagaccaggggcaacagagccCATGGCCTCTGTGTAGTTCCAGGCATGCCATTCTGTCTTGAATTAGGACATATTCGTGTCAAGGTGCCAGGCTATTAAACCTCCCAGCCTCATTTTGGTAATACATTGATATGGTTGAAAGCAAGGCAAAATAGGTATACTTTGAATACGTCTTGGTCTTGATCACAAGCAAGAATGATGACTAGCACTGGGTTATGAATCTGATGATTCTAACGCTCTTGAAATCACTAAATGCTGACTTGCTGTGTCGAGACTGAAGAATACTCTACGGCCCATAGAATGGTGTGCTGTACAGTGCGCTGTAAGTGCAgaatgacctgggcccaattttatggctctggtTGTTGTAACCAAATAATCAGCGCTTACAGAAGAGGGGAATTCCGTGCTTCCTTCACAGGGTAGCAGGGAATTTCTGGTTTAATTTATCTGAAGAAAGACGATCCCCTAATCCTTGAGGcatgtcgtggcctagcggtaAAGAGCACCGGATCCAAACTCTGATCAGCAGAGGCGggttgagtcccagtcgtgacacctgtgttcttaagcaaaacacttttaCCCATGAGGCTTCGTCCttctgatgggacgtaaagccgttggtctcgtgtgttgtgtgtgtaacgcacgtaaaagaacccagtgcacttatcgccaagagaaggggttcacctttgtgttcctggtttgattggctgcatattgcgccacagcaccctgtaaaccattacatggtgctatggtaaaggagtagatctcatactTCAAACGTAGTCCAACCTACcctgcaggaaaatactgtatgttaaagcgccttgagcgtcactgagtgacataTGCGCGCTTTTAACAGGGATGAGAAATGTTAACCTTTTTCTGcattcagactttttaagtcAGCCTAAGGAAGAAAATCGGCTGTTATTTTGTTCTCATTAAAAGAAAGCTAGCTCACTGATCTACTTCTCTAATGCTGAGGGCACTGTTCCTAAAAAGCTTTGTGAAATCTAAACTCCAGGGGTTACTAAAAgttggaaatgccatcatttcaatgtacctcCTAAATTTGGTTcctagtttcagacttttttgccGGAATTTACTCTCAACCTTGTATATAAGCAGCCACTCTATTATTGACCATACTATTATTTGTCTATctagatgatgatgatgaagctAACGTTTACGTCAgcgacgatgatgatgatgacgacgacgatgacgacgacgacgacgatgatgatgatgacgatgatgaagacgaagaagatgatgaagatgcGACGGGAGGAAAGGTCGAGGTAGACGTCGACGATGGAGATAGCGATAGCGGGTCAGAGGTCGGACTTGACTACCTCCAAAAGTCGGACCTTGTGGTAGGTTTAAAAGAGTTGATGGAAGCTTACCACGATACACCATTAGCTCACAGTCCTGGaataagacaatcttaaagtctattAGAAACTTCtagaggggcaccaaggccaagatatGGGGCATTGAAGGCCAAGGCCTCcttggcctgcgtgtaattctaCACTTGGGGTTCAAAAGTGTTGATGGAAAACTTGTTGGAAACAAATGATGGAAACTTTCCAAAATACATTCTTGCCTCATCTTCACACCAGCCACCGCACTGTCTCCCTTGACAGTGGCCCGTTGGTCAAATTCCACTTGAATCACATCAGGACCGCTCAAAGATCTTTCCAAGTGGTCCAGCTTTCTAGCTTAGTGTCAAATGCATCCCATTTAATGTTATGTATGGACAAGTGGAAtcacaagctaactggtcctgctggccggCCAGTAACTGAACAACTTAAGGGCAAGCCCTGCTACCACCTTTTACAAACTCTTCAACTTGTCCTTTCATACGTTGGTGACTGTCACCACAAACGTGGTCGAGGAATGCGCAAGAATGATGACTAGCACTGGGTTATGAGTCTGATGATTCTAACGCCTTTTGAAATCACTAATTTCTGACTTGCTGCATCTTGACCACGATTGGATAATTATCCAGCAACATGAATTTGTCCGCAACTCTCCCGTTCAGAACACCAGGTCTGAGACTAGCCTTGAGGCCCCCAAAAAAGTTCAAATGGCAGGCAAAAAAGACGActtcctccatgccccctggtcattgccttgaagTGCTCAAGTCGAAATAAAAAATTTTATtataggagaaaatgccttggtgccctttccccTCTCAAAATATAAGCATAAAGGCCTGCAGTGGAAATTTACACTGCCCCACTGAATTGTCTTGCCCCCAATCGCTAATTGCCCTGACCCTGATCCCTATAATAAAACACACT belongs to Asterias amurensis chromosome 5, ASM3211899v1 and includes:
- the LOC139937853 gene encoding uncharacterized protein isoform X1, producing the protein MEQTNEQGTGAAMMGRRIELECRGKCPEKVKELNLDNCRSDKGAIEGLNESYESLEVLSLINTGLTTLKNFPALPNLRKLELSENRILAGLGVLVNCPKLTHITLSNNKIKDLDALQPLTKLENLQAIDLYHCEVTNIEGYREKVFELLPQLKYLDGLDRFDKEENDSEEDDLDDVVDLSGDDSGSENDDDDDEEAGGDIVVEDDSDEDSDDDDEANVYVSDDDDDDDDDDDDDDDDDDDDDEDEEDDEDATGGKVEVDVDDGDSDSGSEVGLDYLQKSDLVDDEEDEEDFNPDGEVDDDDDLDDDEDDVLQAEDPEQRGQKRKRDPNEEDEEDDE
- the LOC139937853 gene encoding acidic leucine-rich nuclear phosphoprotein 32-related protein-like isoform X2, giving the protein MEQTNEQGTGAAMMGRRIELECRGKCPEKVKELNLDNCRSDKGAIEGLNESYESLEVLSLINTGLTTLKNFPALPNLRKLELSENRILAGLGVLVNCPKLTHITLSNNKIKDLDALQPLTKLENLQAIDLYHCEVTNIEGYREKVFELLPQLKYLDGLDRFDKEENDSEEDDLDDVDLSGDDSGSENDDDDDEEAGGDIVVEDDSDEDSDDDDEANVYVSDDDDDDDDDDDDDDDDDDDDDEDEEDDEDATGGKVEVDVDDGDSDSGSEVGLDYLQKSDLVDDEEDEEDFNPDGEVDDDDDLDDDEDDVLQAEDPEQRGQKRKRDPNEEDEEDDE